One Ahaetulla prasina isolate Xishuangbanna chromosome 1, ASM2864084v1, whole genome shotgun sequence DNA window includes the following coding sequences:
- the ZNF292 gene encoding zinc finger protein 292 isoform X3, whose amino-acid sequence MQSDQDRELTLFWSKLQQRVEPSIQIYLERCRQLSVLTKTVYHIFFLIKVINSEIDAAGLATCIELCVKALRLEASENTEVKISICKTISCLLPDDLEVKRACQLSEFLLEPTVDAYYAVEMLYNQPDQKYDEENLPIPNSLRCELLLVLKTQWPFDPEFWDWKMLKRQCLALMGEEASIVSSIDELNDSEMHEKVEDCQDENKDTSANGLSGCFDEATNLLRGIRDKKQKNREIKKLRERGFISARFRNWQAYMQYCVLCDKEFLGHRIVRHAQKHYKDGIYSCPICAQNFNSKETFVPHVTLHVKKSSKERLAAMKPLRKLGRPPKTATTGINRKNNTLVKQEQRHIKKNSLYAADFIVFNDNDGSDDENYDKDKPYIPEVIPVQKPLPVNEFTCPVTLCKKGFKYFKNLIAHVKGHRDNEEAKRFLEMQSKKVICQYCRRHFVSVTHLNDHLQMHCGIKPYICIQIKCKASFNSYAELLSHRKEHPVFRARCMFPKCGRVFSEAYLLYDHEAQHYNTFTCKLAGCGKVYHSQNELEKHIEDHTKSEKILPSDGDGSCSQSLENNENNEEVHPEETLVLPPDNNVNNCAKVEDYVTDEIHDESLESENTKQSTNVLEQPNSISVHSGEQHLTTAARTGSLGPASNVLIPLLGQKIRENMAKKGKLPAVNTAIDVGASVIHPFCSTVEDTCSDLSVFHEGKEDGCVGEPQTISTDSAKLEPDALATKSQEKKSSHMSFSTQNQLECQNLLSPKPQLEESVRPAVNLYNQPLKNLGEIPLASTQNIVGTAFLPIVPLAAPVQRFTCQVEGCTRIYNSSQSIGKHMKTSHPDQYAEFKMQWKNKKSKKISLQNQPNDNKPVYFLPSQVSTPAIDAFPQQTKTTLNPTCTSQLQQLSNVLFPTRLENTTNSLLPIVENVGLPSHIKNESENALSSQLASMSSATLPSQMDDLEKPVMPLNIDSGSDPFLPLPAENGLISLFPSPAHNSPSSVFSQMENANHFSSQLEGNTNSFSKEESVDILFPSQINNESHFGETTPQPLISEKTKKDRRRGTDGKDKKPKHNKRAKWPAIIRDGKFICSRCYRVFSNPRSLGGHLSKRSYCKPLDESEISPEVLQLNGQSSLLASMILSSNALSLQQQQESTYNPDACFKEPSFLQLLANENRPTAILQNLFPRTNMTSFNPNENDEGNEIIKQALETAGIPSTFDSADTLPHIITTNCVTSTTQINTTVLPNPGISPSLPTSCNPSTLLTDQNRTLNTKISSEECNSLPVFSDDLILKTIENGLCPHLVPNSAATTHNLGNSLPRVSVISSIKNSEVCSLTKKENSGSKKKKKTPVPLVVPHIPQKLVVNDLAGLGLITRNVEQNMQATAENFQSNIIANSETQGLVENLTKKLSNVNSGLTADIKENLKSSENHVEIVPLPLKNENGDSRVTLECCIPEKSSFEISNDNIVQNFEKTLEIIKTAMNSQKIEVKSEIQEISIEAIRSPQNDTAQCVFENPAQLPKPNSTQCITHTQNIALAEASHKDDFQLMEILEGLKKLNLESETSNQVLDNITHCLPANTLMPQVLIPGVTPETTSLVQTTSETHPMFVEKVHKPFTCQAAGCNYSAMTKDALFKHYSKIHQYTAEMILEIKKHQLKYAPFKCVVANCPKTFTRNSNLRAHCQLVHHFTTEEMVKLKLKRPYGRRSQSKTLNVLPRPNEVRNMPYVLIESKQESHLTKELDLKKEPVMESMKVPERLIPEAAIPENTSDKSEKLEKPSQIIPVSLEIHNISILNNNQVQPKLRKIRRHRKEEEKKNKKPIPKPLELPTSYNPYRPYKCVHQGCFAAFTIQQNLILHYQAVHKSDLPLFSLEAEEESEPSKEEEASKEEESDATETVKEFRCEVRNCSRIFQEVTSLFQHYMKLHEMTPEEISRMKSSLDVGRFLCDQSECKSSFTTYVNYITHLETDHDIKIKQSKTEDCMYKCDCEGCDRIYATRSNLLRHIFNKHNDRHKDHLIRPRRFLTPGQENISIKANQEKVMKIKYKGLKYRTGKNGNRISFRAKRRKAINVEDRNFQLGQIDGNQTYSLKCGKYIYSVKAKDDALSECSNKFIVQYPCMIKGCSSVVTSENNVIRHYKCHKLSKAFTLQHRDLLIVSSKHARPSGKEVFSQNEATEDKVCEVKEVQPPLPDTCEDLRLSPLVMPKEPEKTEKDEVDELAELFITKLINEDLASSENHVKASPGVNNDCQETSSSLSEKQSISSNFKRVNKEKNISQSKKRKVEKQEEILAVELSSVHREQESAVAIQTVEEQSSTFDWSSFKPMGFEVSFLKFLEESAVKQKKNTERGGYNNCGTRKRSHSNARKSNEKNSVVRTRSCSESETRVQFVNPSQFQCSGTVKIVLDKTFKDCTERVLKQLQEMKPIVSLIRLDGHWEAKLEVTK is encoded by the exons ATGCAAAGTGACCAGGACAG GGAACTGACTCTCTTCTGGAGTAAACTACAGCAAAGGGTAGAACCTTCTATACAAATATATTTGGAGAGATGCCGTCAACTATCTGTATTAACAAAGACTGTGTACCACATTTTCTTCCTGATTAAAGTAATAAATTCTGAG ATTGATGCTGCTGGTCTTGCAACCTGTATTGAACTTTGTGTGAAAGCATTACGCTTGGAGGCTAGTGAGAATACAGAAGTCAAAATTTCCATTTGCAAGACAATATCTTGCTTATTGCCTGATGATTTAGAAGTTAAACGTGCTTGCCAACTAAGTGAATTTCTTCTTGAACCTACTGTGGATGCATATTATGCCGTAGAAATGTTGTATAATCAGCCTGACCAGAAATATGATGAAGAAAACCTTCCAATTCCAAATTCATTACGCTGTGAGCTTTTACTTGTATTAAAAACTCAGTGGCCTTTTGATCCAGAATTTTGGGACTGGAAAATGCTAAAACGTCAGTGTTTAGCATTGATGGGAGAAGAGGCATCAATTGTATCTTCAATAGATGAACTGAATGATAGTGAAATGCATGAAAAGGTAGAGGACTGTCAAGATGAGAACAAAGACACTTCAGCAAATGGGCTTTCTGGATGTTTCGATGAAGCTACAAACTTGCTCAGAGGCATTAGAGAtaagaaacagaaaaacagagaaattaaaaaattaagggAGAGGGGATTCATATCTGCTAGGTTCAGGAACTGGCAAGCATACATGCAATATTGTGTGCTGTGTGATAAGGAATTTCTTGGACATAGAATAGTCAGGCATGCACAGAAACACTACAAGGATGGGATTTATAGTTGTCCAATATGTGCACAAAATTTTAATTCTAAAGAAACTTTTGTTCCTCATGTAACGCTACATGTTAAGAAATCCAGTAAGGAAAGACTAGCTGCAATGAAACCACTGAGAAAATTAGGAAGGCCACCCAAAACAGCAACCACTGGTATAAACAGAAAGAACAATACCTTAGTAAAGCAAGAACAACGACACATAAAAAAGAACAGTCTTTATGCGGCAGACTTCATTGTTTTTAATGACAACGATGGCTCAGATGATGAAAATTATGACAAAGACAAACCTTACATTCCAGAAGTAATTCCAGTTCAAAAGCCATTGCCTGTCAATGAGTTTACTTGCCCTGTTACCTTgtgtaaaaaaggctttaaataCTTCAAGAATTTGATTGCCCATGTAAAAGGTCACAGAGATAATGAAGAAGCTAAACGCTTTCTTGAAATGCAGAGCAAAAAAGTAATTTGCCAGTACTGTAGACGACATTTTGTAAGTGTTACCCATCTTAATGATCATTTACAAATGCACTGTGGTATCAAACCTTATATTTGTATACAGATTAAGTGTAAGGCTAGCTTTAACAGTTATGCTGAACTTTTGAGTCACAGAAAAGAACACCCAGTCTTTAGGGCACGATGCATGTTTCCCAAATGCGGGAGAGTATTTTCAGAAGCATATTTGCTTTATGATCATGAAGCTCAGCACTATAATACTTTCACCTGCAAACTTGCAGGTTGTGGGAAAGTTTATCACTCACAGAATGAATTAGAAAAGCATATTGAAGATCACACTAAATCTGAAAAAATATTACCATCTGATGGTGATGGTAGCTGTTCTCAGAGTttagaaaataatgaaaataatgaagAAGTCCATCCAGAAGAGACGCTGGTGCTACCACCTGACAATAATGTAAATAACTGTGCCAAAGTAGAAGATTATGTCACAGATGAGATCCATGATGAATCACTTGAGTCTGAAAATACGAAACAATCGACCAATGTACTGGAGCAGCCTAATTCAATCTCCGTTCATAGTGGGGAACAACATTTGACTACTGCAGCAAGGACAGGATCATTAGGTCCAGCCAGCAATGTTTTGATACCTCTTCTAGGCCAAAAAATTCGAGAGAACATggcaaaaaaaggaaaactgCCTGCTGTAAATACTGCCATAGATGTTGGTGCATCTGTCATCCATCCGTTTTGCTCAACAGTTGAAGATACTTGCAGTGACCTTTCTGTTTTCCATGAAGGGAAGGAGGATGGTTGTGTTGGTGAGCCTCAAACCATTTCCACAGACTCAGCAAAGCTTGAACCTGATGCTCTTGCAACAAAAAGTCAAGAAAAAAAGAGTAGCCATATGTCCTTCAGCACGCAAAATCAGTTGGAGTGTCAGAATTTGCTCTCTCCAAAGCCTCAGCTTGAAGAAAGTGTTAGGCCAGCTGTTAATCTCTATAATCAGCCTCTGAAAAATTTAGGAGAAATTCCACTTGCTTCTACCCAGAACATTGTAGGCACTGCTTTTTTACCTATTGTACCATTGGCAGCTCCAGTTCAGAGGTTTACTTGCCAGGTTGAAGGATGTACGCGAATCTACAATTCTTCTCAGAGTATTGGAAAGCATATGAAGACATCACATCCTGATCAATATGCTGAATTTAAAATGCAGTGGAAGAATAAGAAGAGTAAAAAAATAAGTTTGCAAAACCAGCCAAATGACAACAAACCAGTTTACTTTTTACCATCACAAGTATCTACTCCTGCTATTGATGCTTTTCCTCAACAAACCAAAACCACCTTAAATCCTACTTGTACAAGTCAGCTGCAGCAACTgtcaaatgttctttttccaacACGTTTGGAGAATACAACTAACTCACTATTACCAATAGTGGAAAATGTTGGTCTCCCTTCTCATATTAAAAATGAATCAGAAAATGCTTTAAGCTCTCAGTTGGCAAGTATGTCCAGTGCAACTTTACCTTCACAGATGGATGATTTAGAGAAGCCAGTTATGCCTTTGAACATCGACAGTGGTTCTGATCCTTTTCTTCCTTTACCAGCAGAAAATGGGctcatttctctttttccttccccagCTCACAATAGTCCAAGTTCTGTCTTCTCACAAATGGAGAACGCCAATCATTTTTCCTCCCAACTAGAAGGAAATACAAATTCTTTTTCAAAAGAGGAAAGTGTTGACATACTCTTTCCTTCACAAATAAATAACGAAAGTCACTTCGGTGAAACCACTCCCCAGCCTCTTATATCAGAAAAAACGAAAAAGGATCGTAGGCGAGGTACAGATGGAAAAGACAAAAAGCCAAAGCATAATAAGCGAGCAAAATGGCCAGCAATTATCAGGGATGGCAAATTTATTTGTAGTAGATGTTACAGGGTTTTTTCCAATCCTAGATCACTTGGTGGTCATCTGTCTAAACGATCTTATTGCAAACCTTTGGATGAATCTGAAATTTCCCCTGAAGTTCTCCAGCTTAATGGACAATCCTCCCTACTTGCAAGTATGATTCTTTCTTCAAATGCTTTAAGCTTACAGCAGCAACAGGAGTCAACTTACAATCCAGATGCATGTTTTAAGGAACCATCATTTCTACAGCTGCTTGCTAATGAAAATCGGCCAACTGCCATTTTGCAGAATTTATTTCCACGGACGAACATGACAAGTTTTAATCCAaatgaaaatgatgaaggaaatgaaATTATCAAACAAGCTTTGGAAACTGCAGGAATTCCAAGCACTTTTGATTCTGCAGATACATTACCACATATAATTACTACCAACTGTGTTACTAGCACCACACAAATAAATACAACAGTTTTACCAAATCCAGGCATATCACCTTCATTACCAACAAGTTGCAACCCATCTACCTTGCTCACAGACCAAAACAGAACACTTAACACCAAAATTTCATCAGAAGAATGCAACAGTTTACCTGTGTTTTCAGATGATTTAATACTTAAGACTATTGAAAATGGCTTGTGCCCTCATCTGGTTCCTAATTCTGCTGCCACAACACATAATTTGGGAAACAGTCTTCCACGTGTTTCAGTCATAAGTAGCATCAAAAATTCAGAAGTATGTAGTTTAACTAAAAAAGAGAATAGtggttcaaagaaaaagaagaaaacacctGTCCCATTGGTTGTACCTCACATTCCACAAAAGTTGGTAGTTAATGATTTAGCAGGTTTAGGGCTTATCACTAGAAATGTCGAACAGAATATGCAAGCAACAGCAGAAAATTTTCAGTCAAATATAATAGCAAATAGTGAAACACAAGGATTAGTGGAAAATCTTACAAAGAAATTAAGTAACGTTAACAGTGGATTAACAGCAGATATCAAAGAAAACTTAAAGTCAAGTGAAAATCATGTAGAAATCGTTCCCTTGCCattgaaaaatgaaaatggtGATTCTCGGGTTACTCTGGAATGTTGCATTCCAGAGAAGTCCAGTTTTGAGATTTCAAATGATAACATTGTTCAGAACTTTGAAAAAACCCttgaaataattaaaacagcTATGAATTCTCAGAAGATAGAAGTTAAAAGTGAAATTCAAGAGATATCCATTGAAGCAATACGAAGCCCACAAAACGATACTGCTCAATGTGTTTTTGAAAATCCTGCACAACTCCCTAAACCTAATTCTACTCAATGTATAACACATACACAGAATATCGCCCTTGCTGAAGCCTCTCATAAAGATGATTTTCAACTTATGGAAATTTTAGAAGGCTTGAAAAAGCTGAATTTAGAAAGTGAAACATCAAATCAAGTACTAGATAATATAACTCATTGTCTTCCAGCAAATACATTAATGCCACAAGTCCTTATTCCAGGTGTAACACCTGAGACAACATCTCTTGTCCAGACAACTTCAGAAACACATCCAATGTTTGTTGAAAAAGTTCATAAGCCATTTACTTGCCAGGCTGCAGGTTGTAATTATAGTGCCATGACAAAGGATGCATTATTTAAGCACTATAGCAAAATACATCAGTACACTGCAGAAATGATTCTTGAAATTAAGAAACACCAGTTAAAGTATGCTCCATTTAAATGTGTGGTTGCTAACTGTCCCAAAACCTTTACAAGAAATTCTAACCTCCGGGCGCACTGCCAGCTGGTACATCATTTTACAACAGAAGAAAtggtaaaattaaaactaaaaaggcCTTATGGACGACGATCCCAAAGCAAAACCCTAAATGTGTTACCAAGACCTAATGAAGTCAGAAACATGCCATATGTGTTAATAGAAAGTAAACAAGAGTCGCACTTGACTAAGGAGCTTGATCTAAAGAAAGAACCAGTCATGGAATCTATGAAGGTTCCAGAAAGATTGATACCAGAAGCAGCAATACCAGAAAATACTtctgataaatctgaaaaattagAAAAACCCTCCCAAATAATTCCAGTTTCTCTGGAAATTCATAATATATCCATACTTAATAATAATCAAGTGCAGCCCAAATTACGTAAGATCAGAAGGcataggaaagaagaagaaaaaaagaacaaaaagccaATTCCCAAGCCTTTGGAATTGCCCACTAGTTATAATCCTTATAGACCTTACAAGTGTGTGCATCAAGGTTGTTTTGCAGCTTTTACAATACAACAGAATTTGATTCTGCACTATCAAGCTGTACATAAATCTGACCTACCATTATTCTCTTtggaggcagaagaagaaagtGAACCGAGTAAAGAAGAAGAGGCTAGTAAGGAAGAAGAGAGTGATGCGACTGAAACTGTGAAAGAATTCAGATGTGAAGTAAGAAATTGCTCTAGGATATTTCAAGAAGTTACTAGTCTTTTTCAACACTATATGAAACTTCATGAGATGACTCCTGAAGAAATTAGCAGAATGAAGTCATCCTTGGATGTTGGAAGATTCCTCTGTGAtcaatctgaatgtaaatcatcatTTACAACATATGTTAATTATATTACTCAccttgagacagatcatgacataaaaataaagcagagcaaaACAGAAGATTGCATGTACAAATGTGATTGTGAAGGTTGCGATCGTATTTATGCAACAAGATCTAATCTTCTAAGACACATTTTTAATAAACACAATGATAGGCATAAAGATCATTTAATAAGACCTAGGCGATTCCTAACACCAGGTCAGGAAAATATATCAATTAAAGCTAATCAGGAGAAAGTAATGAAAATTAAATACAAAGGATTAAAATACAGGACAGGAAAAAATGGAAACAGGATATCGTTTAGAGCCAAGCGAAGAAAAGCAATAAATGTAGAAGACAGAAACTTCCAACTAGGGCAAATTGATGGAAATCAGACATATTCTTTAAAATGTGGAAAGTATATTTATTCAGTAAAGGCAAAAGATGATGCTTTATCTGAATGCAGTAACAAATTTATTGTACAATATCCATGTATGATAAAAGGTTGTTCATCAGTTGTTACAAGTGAGAATAATGTAATTCGGCACTATAAATGTCATAAATTATCTAAAGCATTTACTTTACAACATCGGGATCTCTTGATTGTCTCAAGTAAGCATGCAAGACCTTCCGGAAAAGAGGTTTTCTCGCAAAACGAAGCAACTGAGGACAAGGTTTGTGAAGTAAAAGAAGTGCAGCCGCCCTTGCCAGACACTTGTGAGGACTTGAGACTGTCTCCACTGGTGATGCCAAAAGAACCAGAAAAGACTGAGAAGGATGAAGTGGATGAGCTTGCAGAACTGTTTATTACCAAACTTATTAATGAGGATCTAGCAAGTTCAGAAAACCATGTAAAGGCCTCTCCTGGTGTAAATAATGACTGTCAGGAAACTAGTTCTTCTCTTTCAGAAAAGCAAAGCATAAGCAGTAATTTTAAAAgagtaaacaaagaaaaaaatatatcccaaagtaaaaagagaaaagttgaaaAGCAGGAAGAAATCTTGGCTGTTGAATTAAGCAGTGTGCATAGGGAACAagaaagtgctgttgctattcaaACTGTTGAAGAACAGTCTTCGACTTTTGATTGGAGTTCATTTAAGCCCATGGGATTTGAAGTATCTTTCCTCAAGTTCCTTGAAGAATCTGCAGTGAAGCAGAAGAAAAACACAGAAAGGGGGGGTTATAATAATTGTGGAACCAGGAAACGTTCTCATTCTAACGCAAgaaagtctaatgaaaagaactctgttgtgAGAACACGATCATGTTCAGAAAGTGAAACACGTGTACAGTTTGTTAATCCATCACAATTTCAGTGTAGTGGTACTGTAAAAATAGTTTTAGATAAGACTTTTAAAGATTGCACTGAGCGTGTATTGAAGCAGCTTCAGGAAATGAAACCTATTGTCAGTCTAATAAGACTTGATGGACATTGGGAAGCTAAACTAGAGGTTACAAAATAA